The Thermacetogenium phaeum DSM 12270 genome segment AAAAATAGTAAGATAAAAAATTCGTCGAAGTGAGGGGGAGCTCTTGCGGGTCACTAATCAGATGATAAGCAACAACCTGCTCAGGTGCATCCACACCAACCTCAGTGAACTGGAGCGCGCCCAGGACCGCCTGGCCTCCGGAAGGGAGATCCGGCGCCCCTCGGATGACCCGGTGCGGGCCGTCATCGCCATGGGCCTGCGCGCCGGGCTGGGCGAAACCGTTCAGTATCAGAGCAACATTCAGGATGCCCTGAGCTGGCTGGAGGTGACGGAGGGGGCGCTGGCCGGCGCCATTGAGGTTCTCCAGCGGGCACGGGATCTGGCCGTTCAGGGGGCGACCGACACCCTGCCGCAGGAGTCGCGAGATGCCCTGAAAAAAGAGGTTGAACAATTAAAAGAGCAGCTCGGCACGATCGCCAACTCCGTTTACGGGGACCGGTATATTTTCGGCGGGACGAAGACGCATAAAACTCCTTATGATGGTAGTACCTGGCAGGGCAATGGTGGTGAAATCAAGTTTGCGATCGCTCCCAAAGTGGAGATGCAGGTAAATATCCCGGGAATGGAGCTTTTCTGGGAGAAGCAAACTTCAGAAGGCCAAACGGTAAAGGGAGCAATTCAGGTGCTCGATGAGCTGGCCGGTTTGCTGGGCGATTCCGGCAAAACGGGTTCCGATATATCCTCTATGATCGGGGAGATCGATCGGGTCCTCGACAGCTTCATCTCCACCAGAGGGGAAATCGGAGCCAGGGTCAACCGGCTGGAGATGTCCCTGGCACGCCTGGAGCAGACCGGGTTCGAGCAGACGGATCTCCTCTCCCGGGCGGAGGATGCGGACATCGCCCGCGCCATCATCGACCTCAAGAACCGGGAGAATGCTTACCGGGTCACTCTGGCGGCAGGCGCCAGGATCATTATGCCGACGCTGATCGATTTCCTGAGATGAAGGATGAAGTGAGCCGGAAAGCAGCCGGCGGTGGCCGAAGGAGGGCAGCCGCAAGCCTTAAGGGGCTCTGGAAGGCCGGAAGATCTTCGTCGGAAAAGTGAGGAGAAGAAAGATGCAGGTAAAAACGGCGCGCTTCGGCGTCCTGGATGTCGACCGGGAACGCCTGCTGACTTTCCCGCAGGGTATGGTCGGCTTCCCCCATTTGCAGAGGTACTTTTTCGTTCCGGTGCCGGAAAATAACCTTTTTGTCTGGTTGCAGGCCTTAGATGACTCCGAAATTGCCTTTTTGATGGTCGATCCCTTTATCTTCTTCCCTGATTATGATGTGCATTTGAGTGAGGCCGACTGTGAATTCCTGCAGCTCGGCCACCCCGATGAGGCGACTCTGTTGACGGTAGTTACCATTCCTCCCGACGGGGTGCGGGGGATGACGGCGAATCTTCTTGCCCCTGTGGTGATCAACGTCAGGAAGGCCCTGGGACGGCAGGTTATCTTGGATGGGAGCGGTTACCGCACCAAACATCCGCTCTTCCGCGGTGTGCCGGAGCCGGCCAGGCGTTGCGCCTGTAGATAGGTGGGCTTTCATGCTGGTTCTTGCCCGCAAAAGAGGCCAGAGCATTATGATCGGGGAAACCGTCAAGGTAACCGTCCTGGACGTGCAGGGGGATCAGGTACGGCTCGGAGTCGAGGCGCCGCAGGAGCTTCCGGTGCACCGCCTGGAAATCTACGAACAGATCCGGGCTGAAAACATCATTGCTGCCGGAAGCGATGGCGGTGCTCTGAAGGGCCTGCAGGAGTTGCTCGAGGGGGAGTTTTTTCAGGTGCCGCAGGACGGCAGACAGGAAAAAGGGGATGACAGCAGGCGCTAGATTTGGCGATCAACCCCGGCTCGAATAAGTGAGGCGGGGTTTTGCTTTGCGGTGAGGAGACCTTAAGGCCGCGGCCATTGCCTTCCTTGCCTTAAAGCATCGTTTCGGTGTCATAAGGCCGCCGGGGCACGTCTGCGGCTTCGCAAGGCGGGCGGCCTCCAAGAAAAATGCCGCTTGAGAGCAGGGATCTCCCCCAGAGCGGAGAAATAGATCGTTGGGTCAACTTTCCGATTAGCTCCCGAGGAGGTGAGACTTTGAAAGAGGTACAGATCGATGTGGGTAAGTGTTTAGGCTGCAAGTCCTGTGAGATGGCGTGCGCGGTTTCCCACTCACTGTCGCAGGAGCTCTTCGGCGCAATCTTTGAGGATACCCCCCCACGCAAGCGCATTTACGTCCAGGGAGTAGGGGCGGCTGCGGTTCCCGTCAACTGCCGGCACTGCGAAGAGGCCGGCTGTGTCGGCGTTTGCCCTACCGGAGCCATGTACCGGGATGAGAGGACGGGTGCTGTGCTGCATAACCGTGACCGCTGCATCGGGTGCGGCTTCTGTGAGCTGGCCTGTCCTTTCGGAGCCATTACCCGTTTACCGGGAAGCAAGGTTGTGGCTAAGTGTGACCGCTGCCCGGACAGGGAGGTGCCGGCATGTGTTGATGCCTGTCCTACCGGTGCCCTTCTCTTTATCACTCCTGAAGAGGCACAGCGCAGAAAGCGCCTGCAATTAGCCCGGCAGATGTGTTTGCCGTAGGTAGTCTGTTTGGTGTTGTCGGGTTTTAGCTTTTCGTCTTGGACTTTCGCAGTATTTCCCGCAGACTGACCTTTTGCCCCTCGATCCGCTCACACTCCTTGTTGAATTCCGGAAGCATGATTTTTCTCCTTCAAGTGCATGGTTGGAGCGTCGTTTCCGCCGGACCAAAAAAGGGTGTAGGCCGGCATATCTACCAGCGCAGGAAATCAATTAATCATGGGATGAAGGGAGGATGTTTTGTGGGAGAGAGAAGTGTCGATCAGGCATCCATAAAGATGCTTAAGAAAGCCGCTCAAGAGGGAATAGAGACTGCCTGGGAGCGTTATGAAAAACAGCAGCCCCAGTGCGGCTTCGGCCTGTTGGGGATCTGCTGCCGCAACT includes the following:
- the csrA gene encoding carbon storage regulator CsrA, producing the protein MLVLARKRGQSIMIGETVKVTVLDVQGDQVRLGVEAPQELPVHRLEIYEQIRAENIIAAGSDGGALKGLQELLEGEFFQVPQDGRQEKGDDSRR
- a CDS encoding 4Fe-4S dicluster domain-containing protein, producing the protein MKEVQIDVGKCLGCKSCEMACAVSHSLSQELFGAIFEDTPPRKRIYVQGVGAAAVPVNCRHCEEAGCVGVCPTGAMYRDERTGAVLHNRDRCIGCGFCELACPFGAITRLPGSKVVAKCDRCPDREVPACVDACPTGALLFITPEEAQRRKRLQLARQMCLP
- the fliW gene encoding flagellar assembly protein FliW, whose translation is MQVKTARFGVLDVDRERLLTFPQGMVGFPHLQRYFFVPVPENNLFVWLQALDDSEIAFLMVDPFIFFPDYDVHLSEADCEFLQLGHPDEATLLTVVTIPPDGVRGMTANLLAPVVINVRKALGRQVILDGSGYRTKHPLFRGVPEPARRCACR
- the flgL gene encoding flagellar hook-associated protein FlgL; this encodes MRVTNQMISNNLLRCIHTNLSELERAQDRLASGREIRRPSDDPVRAVIAMGLRAGLGETVQYQSNIQDALSWLEVTEGALAGAIEVLQRARDLAVQGATDTLPQESRDALKKEVEQLKEQLGTIANSVYGDRYIFGGTKTHKTPYDGSTWQGNGGEIKFAIAPKVEMQVNIPGMELFWEKQTSEGQTVKGAIQVLDELAGLLGDSGKTGSDISSMIGEIDRVLDSFISTRGEIGARVNRLEMSLARLEQTGFEQTDLLSRAEDADIARAIIDLKNRENAYRVTLAAGARIIMPTLIDFLR